The genomic interval AGCTTTTGTTTGTGCCATTCCATCATTACACACATGatctaatataaattaaatttagcaaTGATATTTGGCAGTATCTTTGCTTAAAGAATATAATCAGGTGGTTTAATGCTTAatttaccaatttattttctactgCGATATGTCgtctacaaacatacataattatagtcacgtccatctcccttgtggggaagacagagccaacagtcttgaaaagaccgaaggCCACGTTATTacgtatggctaaatgatagaatcgagtcAATATGTCGTCCAATATTATTCTTATCTAGTTAATGTTTTAATCGCATGATAAAAAGAAGAGCACTTCGTTTTTGTGTTCTTAGTATTCAATAATTTactaactagcttttgcccgcagCTTCACCCGCGCTATTTTAGTGCCACctgcaaaagaatacaggttttccgCATATCCTACGGGAACTGTAGTTTTTACCGAGATGAACGGTACCCTTCTTCGGGTCTCGTggaatttcaaaaagattggttcaacaaacaaataaacttacttttgcatttataatactagttgGGATtaacgataaaataaaaaattattgaggAATGCGGaaatatagataggtataaaGATTAAGATTTAACGGGCTTTGGTCATATAAAGAACCAGATTTACGTaaaaagatatgaaaatatttgtaaagcaAAATGTGTGATTGTTTAAATAGATTATTGTTGCTTTGTCCAACACATTTTCGCTTCCAATAATTATGGAGGCATGGAGAAAAAATACTAGAACTAATAAGAGGacctttttaaaatgtttcatgtacgatgagatcgtggcaagtggaaagaggtagtctctgcctacccctccgggaaagaggcgtgattttatgtatgtatgtatgtacgatgatttacaaaaataaaactttatgtaaataatccTAATAGTATTTATTCACTATAAACAGATCAATATTCttacattttatcatttaatcaCAATCCTGAATTCCACTCACTTATCGATGGGTCATATTCGGCGGATGTAACAACAATTCGCATGTCGTAAGTACAGCAATTGTTTGTCTATGGACATTCGCAATTAATTGCTtatattacacatacatacatacataaaatcacgcccctttcccggaggggtaggcagagactacctctttccacttgccacgatccctgcatacttcctttgcttcatccacatttataactctcttcatgcaagctaggcggtttcgggtacttttgacctgaccctttaccaggacgtccttaatttgatcaagatatgttcgtctaggtcttcccaccccgacctttccctacACATtgtccatgtatatctgcttagtcaagctgttttcattcatgctctccacatgaccgaaccatctcaacatacccttttctattcctgtaactacatcttctttcacatcacaacattcccttatcacgctgttccttatccggtcactcaatttcacacccaacatactccttaacgcttatattatatacagtataatagtttattttataaggatTGCACGCTATCATCTTTGTAACTAGTTTTCATGGGAAAGTTTTCAAGGAAAATTCGCGAGGAATTTCCCCCGCTCTTAAACTGTTCTTCCGACTCGCGTATTTGACAGTGGACTTCGGAGGGGACATTTTATGTTCCTAGACACATTAAATGTGTTTATGAGACCACTGCCTGTCCTCGTTATGAAGAGCAGTACCAATTGGTACGTTTGACTCTAAGAGATCCTAGTTTGACGTTACCAAAACTATCACTAATGCTAGTCCATTGTTTtaacatatacttaaaatGTTCAAGACCACGCGAATTGGAGATGTTGTCGGAAGGTAGTCTAAATGTCATGTTATAATTGTAGCTTTATATTGAATAGGATATTATTTATccttacttaaattaattcttaCTTAATTCttaatacttactttattttattctatactataatttgattaataataatctttagCGTAAGGATTACTACTAGTCACAGATTCAGTGTAGACTTTCTTAACTCTAGGAACAACTATAGTTTTAGGAATGTCTTCAATATCATAATACAAGATTTCAGGCACCCTTTTCTGCTCTTTTCTCTTACCGCACAAATAAGagatataacaaattacaataagGACAAGAAGAGACCCTAATGTTACTAAAGTTATAGTTAATGGTGTCCAGAAAGAATAAGGTTCATCTTCATCAGGTTCGTCTGTTTCTTCAGTTGAATCTATATCAGTAGTGTAACCAGCAGTAGTTGTATCTACTTCACTTGAACCATCAGTGTTAGATTCCGGTCCTGTCACGGTGGTATTTTCAGGAGTAGAGTCTATTGTGGTATTAGACTCATCAGTAGTCGATTCTTCTGTAGTTTCACTTTCCGTAGTCATTCCATCGGTTGTACTATCATTTTCTGTGGTTATAGATTCTGTTGTATCACCATTGTCAGTTGTTATTAGTTCCGTATTTTCAGTAGTGATCGATTCTGTCGTTATATCGTTTTCAGTAGTAACTGTTTCTGTTGTTATATAGTTATCAGTAGTAATGGGTTCAGttgttatataattttcagtaGTTACGGATTCAGTAGTTATATAGTTTTCAGTAGTAACTGTTTCTGTTGTTATATCATTTTCCGTAGTAACTGTTTCAGTTGTTATATAATTATCAGTAGTAATGGTTTCAGTTGTTATATCATTTTCAGTAGTTACGGATTCGGTAGTTATATAGTTTTCAGTAGTAACGGATTCTGTTGTAACATCGTTTTCCGTAGTAACTGTTTCAGTAGTAGTTATATAGTTTTCAGTAGTAAAAGATTCTGTTGTTTCATTGTTTTCAGTAGTAACGGATTCAGTTGTTTCATCATTTTCTGTAGTAACTGTTTCAGTTGTTATATAGTTTTCAGTAGTAATTGATTCTGTTGTTTCATCGTTTTCAGTAGTAACAGATTCTGTTGTTCCACCGatattatcattatatataGCACATTCGCTGTCATTTACATCGTGATTTGGAGGAATATACCGAAACCAGTCTATTAGAATCGTTTCACTTGTTGATACAGTAGCAAATATTGATATCTGAAACATAATGagaaatgtatgaaataataatcaatgtaatttaatgttagaatGAAATGTGGATGGAAATGGATGTGGATATCCACAGTTATGTGGATATTTGGTACATTCATTTTGTTCTTTAGAACTGGCTGCCGAAGATCAAGCTTTTATAGAGTATGAAACCTTTTGTGTAAACCTGTTGTAATTTAtcattatgtttaaaataaaagtattttatgatTCACACACTGACTCATCATTGACGAAAGTGATTGAAGCTGATGACCTTAGTgatattaattgttttgtttcgtaataaatacacacatagatgatccaatacggattaGGTTTCCCTTTTTCAGAGGCCAGAAATgtcgttttaaataaaacctaaCTTATAAAATCCAGGATTGGCTATACCATTGAAAAGATGAATCTCTACAGAGAGGCGAGGACTACCCGACCCGATTAACAATAGAAGCAATGATAAACAGGCACACAATTAGgtaaagaagaaaatgaaagataatacttacatatccACGGAATGGGTTAATTGTGGTGACATTGAATCTAATAATTTGCCATTGTAAAGCTGGTATTGGATTGTTAAAACTCGACCAACCAGAAGTTCGTTGTCCTGCGTCATTATTAACGTCAATTGTTAAGAATTCGTTGAAAACCATATACACAGCGACTTCGACGACGCCATCATTTTCAAAGTCAAAGAAAAATGATGAAACACAACTGCTTGGGGCCACAGAAGTTATATGCGTTTCACTTTGTGCTATTGAAGGCTGTATAGATGTTGAAGTATAAGGCCTCAATAACCAATTATTGTTTGTGTTTTGACATATTGTTCCGAGCGTGGAATCGAAATTGTCGAAACCTTCTTCGAAGTTGTAAGGAACACAGACACTTCCATATATAGCAGGAATCAA from Amyelois transitella isolate CPQ chromosome 16, ilAmyTran1.1, whole genome shotgun sequence carries:
- the LOC106143294 gene encoding uncharacterized protein LOC106143294 → MWKHFAVFLILIPAIYGSVCVPYNFEEGFDNFDSTLGTICQNTNNNWLLRPYTSTSIQPSIAQSETHITSVAPSSCVSSFFFDFENDGVVEVAVYMVFNEFLTIDVNNDAGQRTSGWSSFNNPIPALQWQIIRFNVTTINPFRGYISIFATVSTSETILIDWFRYIPPNHDVNDSECAIYNDNIGGTTESVTTENDETTESITTENYITTETVTTENDETTESVTTENNETTESFTTENYITTTETVTTENDVTTESVTTENYITTESVTTENDITTETITTDNYITTETVTTENDITTETVTTENYITTESVTTENYITTEPITTDNYITTETVTTENDITTESITTENTELITTDNGDTTESITTENDSTTDGMTTESETTEESTTDESNTTIDSTPENTTVTGPESNTDGSSEVDTTTAGYTTDIDSTEETDEPDEDEPYSFWTPLTITLVTLGSLLVLIVICYISYLCGKRKEQKRVPEILYYDIEDIPKTIVVPRVKKVYTESVTSSNPYAKDYY